The following DNA comes from Salvia splendens isolate huo1 chromosome 17, SspV2, whole genome shotgun sequence.
TATCTAGAACAGATCAGTGAAATGTTATTGACAAAGTTAAGGAATGGTTGGAGTGAAATGAGGGCTTTTTGTAACCGATGCATGAATCACATTCCATAAACACCCCCAGTGACATAATTTGTGTTAAGCGTTGACATCCCCATATGCATCCCAAACGTGAACCGTTGATCAATTACAAGGAGtgtgtaggattaaagtttgtagtttgtattataaatatgagtttgtatttgatcacactcctatatatatatatatatatataactctcttttatagtattattttttctcgTATTTTACTTTCGCTTCACTATAACTATTAAGTATTTACTATCTTTGCAAAATAGACTTTAGTTTATTTCactgtaattatttattattataatggcTGAAAACTTATAATTTTTCATTGTGTTTCTATTCTACTACACTACTACATCCCTCCTTAAAAAATTtgagttgattttttttttcgtttttctgttcatcaatattttcaattaatattttcaatttgaCTCCATTGGTATAAGCTGGCTTCTTCTCTTCGTCGTCCCTTTTGTTCTTCCTTGGTACCCTCACTGTTTCTCCATGGGCGCTTCAGAATCATCTCTCACGAGCTCCAGAGTAAGAAGCCCTAACCCCATTCCCATAACTACACTTACGTCTCTCCATTTTCATTTCTCCAATTCTCCTTTCAATTCCTGCATCTTTCCGCTTGATTATTGCTATTATCGCCTTTGTATGTCGCGACAAGATTTCGGAGGATGGAATTACCACTGTTTTAGAGCGCGCGGAGGGCGTAGACCCCATTTTAGAGAGGCTTAAATCCCTCAAAATCGTAAAGTTTCACTCTATACATATTTTCTTTTATCCCTAATTTTGGTGTGTTGATTAGTTTCCCTAATTGCATCACAGACGACTCCGATACTGGCATCAGCCCCACCGGAAAGTACCTTAACCGATATCCTTGTGCGGAAGCCATTTTCTTCTACTACTTCTGGTAATAGTGCCTCCTTATTTTCCTTTGCTTTGATGTGTATCAATTTGGGTTAGGTGTGACTGCAGCAGTAGCTACTTGGAAATTAGGTTTAGATGTGGTGACATATTGTTTCATATGGCTATGTTGATCTGTGCATAATGTGAGGCTGATACTAATCTAGCTTTCCAGCTTCAATAACTGTTAATTTTGAATAAGGGAGTTCAATGCATCAAAGCATGCATAGATTTCAATAAATTGCTTTGCTCTCTGTTAACGTCTCCTACTTATTTCATTAATGTATTTCTGTAATCATGCTTGTGATGGTGTCTATATCTTCTGTTCTGTATGTTTCAAAATGATGATTGTGTTGTTTGTATTATTAACATGTGATGGAATTGAGGAAACCTGTCACTAAGCCTTAATCAAGTTGATAGTGTGAGATGCAATGAAAATCTatattatagtatattttttcgTATTTGTTATGAGTGATCAGTTGGACTTCATTGTAAAAATATTGTATGTCGATAGTGGAGAACTCAAAACCTTGTGCAATTTTATTGCGAATGAGAAATGTAGTAACATTAGCGTAATTTCAGGGAAAGCGTATCTGGTGGTCACTTTCTTGCATTTTCATACCTGAATGGGAAACTcttgttgtttttcttttccaaTCTGTTCATTTTGAAAATAGCCTCAACCAGTATGGCTGAcccccaattttttttatatttcttttatatttggTCTAGGTACTTTGGATCCTAATGTGCTTCTGGAGCTTTTCACAATCTATCGCGATTGGCAGGAGGAGAAGGCACAAAAGATAACTAAAAGACAGGTTGGCCTTATCTAAGTTAATGCCTATCACTTTTACAGTGTGTTAGCTAATTGTTTTACTATTACATTTTACTACTTGTTTGCATGGGCATGCTTATTGTCCCTTAAAAAAGTGGATACCAACACCGATCCAGTTAAAGTTGTGCTTCAACATATGCAATCGTCTTAGATTGCCATATCGTTTGCTTGCTAGCCCCTTTTTTCTGGGAAATCATGTTATTCTATAGTGTAGGAATGCAAAGAAAGAATGTTATGTTCTGCTTCTTGTAACATCAGCGTGATGGTTGAACACCGTATGGGCATCAACCtaatttgtttgtttatgtGAAGCCAGAGTGCCAGACCTAGAGAAATGTAATGGCAAATGTAGCACCATATTCTCACAGGAGGTGAAACTTGCTTATGAACATATATGTATTGGTTCTCTagtgtatatataaatttgtccCGAGGATAAAATTTCAAGGATAGATAGTGAAGGAGAAGTTCGGTTCTCCTCCCATAGAATTTGAAGCTTCATTGCACACTTTATTGTTTGCTTGTCTTCAATCCCTTCAATACCTCTAGAGGGAGGGAAAACTGATGCATTTTCTGTATCCACTTACTTCAATATGCAGGAAgagatagaaaataaaatagaagttgCAGATGCTTTGGCTGTGAAGCTTCTTCAACGTTTCAATTACTCAGTCTCAGCAATGAAAACCACATCTAATCATCTATCAGAAGGTATCTGCTATATCCTAGATCTACTGAATCCTAATTTTTGGGGACTCTGATGAAAGGTAACTGTTGGCAAGTATATCTATTGTATTCATACAGTTATGAATTATACAAATCCAGTGGTTCAAGTGACAATTCTGTTACAACTTTAGATCACATGTACATCATTTATCTAGAAGCGTA
Coding sequences within:
- the LOC121773334 gene encoding uncharacterized protein LOC121773334; this translates as MGASESSLTSSRISEDGITTVLERAEGVDPILERLKSLKITTPILASAPPESTLTDILVRKPFSSTTSGTLDPNVLLELFTIYRDWQEEKAQKITKRQEEIENKIEVADALAVKLLQRFNYSVSAMKTTSNHLSEVHSLQVELGDLKGRLTEVISNCDALCKRIASEGPESLQSSVRPLAAVATDQKTISVLAASLSENQSPQQEKQ